In Mastigocladopsis repens PCC 10914, a single window of DNA contains:
- the dps gene encoding DNA starvation/stationary phase protection protein Dps — translation MSDNNLSTRLYPTRIDIPAEARKQIAATLNQTLAATSDLKSQVKQAHWNVKGTDFYQLHEMFDEIAGELEEYIDMFAERITALGGYACGTVRMASANSFLPEYPTDILMGMEHVTALANRFAPYAKQLREAIDKTTDLGDADTADLYTEVSRTIDKRLWFLEAHLQAAVTQNGNGNAATIKTEEQAAVRQPAVK, via the coding sequence ATGAGCGACAATAACCTATCAACACGTCTTTACCCAACCCGCATTGACATTCCTGCTGAGGCGCGCAAACAGATTGCTGCAACTCTCAACCAGACTCTAGCCGCAACATCGGATCTCAAAAGCCAAGTCAAGCAAGCGCACTGGAACGTCAAAGGCACTGACTTCTACCAGTTGCACGAAATGTTTGATGAAATCGCCGGTGAGTTAGAAGAGTACATTGATATGTTTGCTGAACGCATTACCGCCTTGGGTGGTTATGCTTGTGGCACAGTTCGTATGGCCTCTGCCAATTCATTCCTGCCAGAATATCCTACTGATATTTTAATGGGCATGGAGCATGTAACCGCTTTGGCAAACCGCTTTGCACCCTATGCTAAACAACTGCGCGAAGCCATTGACAAAACAACCGACCTAGGAGACGCTGACACAGCTGACCTTTACACCGAAGTGTCTCGCACCATTGACAAGCGACTCTGGTTCCTAGAAGCGCATCTACAAGCCGCTGTCACCCAAAATGGAAATGGTAATGCAGCCACTATTAAAACTGAAGAGCAAGCTGCTGTTAGACAACCTGCTGTCAAATAA